The Daucus carota subsp. sativus chromosome 2, DH1 v3.0, whole genome shotgun sequence genome includes a window with the following:
- the LOC108209059 gene encoding 14 kDa proline-rich protein DC2.15 yields the protein MASKVLSYSATLLLVLNLLFFSLVTSTAPCPPPPKPKSPKCPCGTTPTPKPPATPTPKSAKCDGLKLGVCAKVLGGLVGTVVGTPDKKPCCSLLQGVADLDAALCLCTAIKANVLGLNLNVPVDLSLLLNYCGKKAPAGFKCA from the coding sequence aTGGCGTCAAAGGTTCTATCATATAGTGCCACTCTTCTTTTGGTCTTGAACCTTCTCTTCTTCTCTTTGGTCACTTCTACCGCTCCTTGTCCTCCACCACCAAAACCCAAATCACCAAAATGCCCTTGCGGCACAACACCCACCCCGAAGCCTCCGGCAACCCCTACTCCAAAATCTGCGAAATGCGATGGTCTAAAATTGGGTGTTTGCGCCAAAGTTTTGGGAGGTTTGGTGGGTACTGTCGTGGGAACTCCGGACAAAAAGCCATGCTGTAGTCTCCTCCAAGGTGTAGCTGATCTTGATGCTGCTCTTTGTCTTTGCACCGCCATTAAAGCTAATGTCTTGGGCCTTAACCTCAATGTACCCGTTGATTTGAGCTTGCTGCTTAACTATTGTGGCAAGAAGGCTCCCGCCGGTTTCAAATGCGCCTGA
- the LOC108209060 gene encoding pEARLI1-like lipid transfer protein 3, with amino-acid sequence MASKVLASSTTLLLVLNLLFFTLVTSNTPCPPPPKPKSPKCPCETTPTPKTPKTPKTPKSPTPKPPTTPTPTPPSTPTAPASPKCDALKLGVCGNLLGGLLGLVLGTPDKEPCCSLLQGVGDLDAALCLCTALKANVLGINLNIPVNLSLLLNYCDKKTPEGFQCS; translated from the coding sequence ATGGCTTCAAAGGTTTTAGCATCAAGCACCACTCTTCTTTTGGTCTTGAACCTTCTTTTCTTCACATTGGTCACTTCAAATACTCCTTGTCCTCCACCACCAAAACCTAAATCACCAAAATGCCCGTGCGAAACAACACCAACCCCGAAAACCCCGAAAACTCCGAAAACACCGAAGTCACCTACTCCTAAACCTCCGACCACACCTACTCCTACACCACCAAGTACCCCGACGGCTCCGGCATCACCAAAATGCGATGCTCTAAAATTGGGTGTCTGCGGTAATCTTCTAGGAGGTTTGCTTGGTCTTGTCCTCGGAACCCCGGATAAGGAGCCATGCTGTAGTCTCCTTCAAGGAGTTGGTGATCTTGATGCAGCTCTATGTCTTTGCACCGCCCTTAAAGCTAATGTCTTGGGTATTAACCTCAACATACCGGTTAATTTGAGCTTGTTGCTCAACTACTGTGACAAGAAAACCCCCGAGGGCTTCCAATGTTCTTAA